Genomic segment of Streptomyces longhuiensis:
GCGAGAAGCCGTACTTCTGGCACAGGGCGACCATGGCGTCGACCTCGTGGGCGTTGTCGTCCGACACGATCACGTTCAGCCGGACCGGGAGCCCATCGGTACGGGCGGCGTCCAGGCCCTCGAGGAACCTGCCGAACGAGCCGCGGTTCCGGGTGAGCTTCTCGTAGGTCTCTGCGGTCGCCCCGTACACGCTGAGGGTGAGCCGGTACGGGCGGTGCCGGGCGAACAGCTCACGGATCGGAGCCTTCCGCAGGGACGAGCCGTTCGAGGAGACCTGCACCATCATGCCCAGCTGGTGGGCGTACTCGTAGGCCGCGCCGAACTCTCGGTCGATGAGGGCTTCGCCGCCCGTGATCTGTAGCCACAGAACGCCGGCGTCACGCATCGTGCGGAGCAGCTGCTGTTTGCCTTCCCAGTCGAGGCCCTCGAACCGCTTCTCTCCGAGGTAGCAGAACTCGCAGTCGTAGTCGCAGCCGAGGTTGATCTCCCAGGATGCTTTCGCGTACCCGTACCGGGAGCGCTCGCGGACGAAGAGGTCCTCGGGCTGGGGGCGATCCAGCCCCCATGCCTGGCGGGCGGCGTCGTGCAACCAGACCGGGAGGGCGTCCGGCTCGGTGAGGGCGCGGAGCTCGTTGTAGCGGGGCTCAGGGATACGGACGCCGGAGGGATGACCGGGGTGCAGGAGAAGGTAGTCCTTGAGGAACGGGCTGGCGATCAGTCGGTGCACGAGCCTTCCTTTCGCGGAGGGGCGGTGCGGGCAGATGCGACGGAGTGGGGGTTCGCCGGACGGGCCAGCACAAGTGGTGGGCGGTACGTGTTGGGCGGGCCGCCCCTACTGCTCGCCATCGGGCGGCCCGCCCTGTCCCGCCGACCATCAGCTCCAAGCACCCGGCTGCGGGGGTCTAGTGACTGCGCGGTACAGGCGTCCGCTGGTACGGGGGTGGAGTGGTTGGGCACCGCGGGGCGTGGAACTCAACCGTGGCGCCGGGCCCGGACGCGCTGAACACGTCAGTCTTCCGCGTCTGCTCGCCAGGCCGGATCGCCTTCTGGCACGTCCAGCAGAACCGCACGCCCTCGCAGATCACCGCTCACCGCCGGCGAACTGGTGGAGGCCCCACAGTGCGCGTCCGAGTGCGCTGATCGTGAGGGACGCGGCGAGCGGGCTCGGGCTCAGACCCTCGCGCACGATCGCCTCGGCCTCGTCGACCGCTAGCTCCCGGGATGCGCGCTCCGGTCCGGGCGCTGCGTCCTCGACCTGAGCGGCCACGATCGGCGTCAGCCTCTGGATCGCCAGCCGTGCTGCCGCGTACAGGTACCGCAACCGCTCCGGGGTGGGATAGTCACGGGGCGCGGACAGCGCTTCCTCAATCACCTCACAGATCGTGGGTGTTGGAAGCACCGTTCCTCTGGGACTGCTCATACTCGGCCCCCGCCGTCGTCGCGGATTCGCTGTGTGACCAGCGTCGCGACTAGCGAGGGGCCTAACTGTCACTCCTCAGTGACAGCTCACAGGCCGACCCATGCCGCCATGTATCCGAGGGCGTCGGGCGTGCTGCGCTGCTGGTGGACGAGCCCTTGGATCGTCTCGCGTGCAGCGGGGTGATACCGCGTCTGCTGCGGTGCGGCCTCCCGCGCCCGGACCAGGGACTTCAGCGCGGCCTCACACCGCCCGATCTCCATTTCGGAACGGGCCCGGTCGATGTAGAAGTGCGCCCGCCTGGACGTCGCCCACGTGTTGGGCATCTTCACCCTGCGAGCCTTCTCGACGGCCTGCCCGTACTGGCGGAGCTCGCCCAACGCAGACACTTCGTGCACTGCCACGTTCACGGGCCCGAAGGACAGCCAGTGCACCGCGGACGCGTCCCCGGTCCGCTTAGCGATCCGCCGCGCCTCGGTGAGATGCGTATCCACCAGCCCTGCGTCACGCGCCCGGGCGGCGATCACCGTAGCGCCGAGATGGAGTTGCCCGGCCACGGCTAGGGACTCGGTGCTCTCGTCGGCCTGACCGAGAACGAGATGGCCGGCGGCGACCAGGCGCAAGCCGATGGTGTGCTCGCCCTCGCGGAAGTAGACGAGACCTCGCATGTACTGGCGGACCGCGGCCAGAAGAGGATCGGACGCGCGCTGTGCAGCCCAGTCCATGCGGTCGAGGGCGATGGTGGACAGGTCGTAGAAACCGAGCTTGACGGCGATGTCGTGGGCGCTGCGATACGTGGAGGCGAGGGCGCGCCACAGATCGGTGGTCGGGTGGAGGTGAACGGCGGTCGTCAGTTCGGTGACCAGGCGGGGCAGGCTCTTGGCCGCGGCGGTGAGCTTGGCCGCCCTCATGTGCTGGCACAACAGGTCCGCGCCGGCGATGAGTTCGCCCGCTGAGCGGGGCGTGACGTCGGGATCGGCGCCGAGGTCGTACAGGTCGAGTGACTCGCGGATGGGGCGGATCAGCTCAGCGAGGCGATCCTGTTGCAGCTCGGTCATGTACGGCTGTCCTGTCAGGGCTGTGACATCGATGTGCAGTGCCCTGGCGCATGCCGCAATGAAGTCAGGAGACGCCGGCTTGTGGCCGCCTTCGACTTGGTGGAGCAGGCTGTAGGAGAAGCCGATCAACGGGGCGAATCCGCGTTGCGTATATCCACCGAGCTTGCGGGCTTCCGCGATGCGGGCCCCTGCGTGGTCGTCTCTGGGCATACTGGAACTCCGTTCCTGGCTCACCACCTGGAACGGTACCCGCGCTCCATGGCGCAGGACCCGTGATCGCCCTCGTTCCCCTCCGGACGGGGCCGGTTGCATGTGATCAACGGTGCGGGATGAGATGAGGGCATGACCTCACGGACCCTGTACCTGTTCGCGTCAGCCGCGCCGCCTGTGTTCGACATCGCGCAGGTCATCGAGACGGCGCAGGCCGACGGGTGGGACGTGTGTCTCGGCCTGACGCTAACAGCGGCCCGCTGGCTCGACGAAGCTGGCACCCGCCGAGACAGCCTCGATGGCCTGGCCGCGCTGACCGGGCACCCGGTGCGCAGCGAATACAAGTTGCCTGGTCAGCCGGATGTCTGGCCCAAAGCCGACGTCATCCTCTTCGCCCCGGCCACCTTCAACAGCATCAACTCGTGGGCCCTCGGCATCACCTCGTCGTTCGTGGTCGGCGTCGTCGCCGAAGGCATCGGCAAAGGCATCCCTACTGTGACGATGCCGTGTGTGAACGCCGCGTACGCCCAACACCGGCAGCTCCATCGCAGCGTCACCGAACTGCGCGAGCAGGGCGTCACAGTCCTGTACGGCGATGGCGGGTTCGAGCCCAACCCGGCAGGGTCCGGCAAGCCGGCCGGGTATCCCTGGGATATCGCTCTCAGCGCTGCGGCTCACCTGGTCGACGAGGCATAACGAGAAGCCAACTTCACTACGAAGCCCCCAAGGTGTAACTAGCCTCCTCTCGCAGGCGGGGTTGGTCCTGCTGGATGAGGCTGCGACCCGGAGCAGTGGAACCCGGGATCCGCCTGACACGACACCCACGTCCTCGGTCTACCAGCCCTCGGCCAGTGACAACATGATGGGCCGCCGACGGAGTCGGCGGCCCATCATGAATCAGCGAGGTTAGGCGTACTACCTTCACAGGGTGGCACGTCCCACTACGGAGTGAAATTGAACGCGGCTGGTTCAGTAGCTGCCGGGGTCGTTATAGCTGGACGTGTCGTAGGTCGACGTGTCGTTCGACGACGTGCTGTAGCTGGACGTGTCGTAGCTGGACGTGTTGTTAGACGACGTGCTGTAGGTCGACACGTCGTTGGCCAACATATTGGCTTGCTCGATGTTGGCCTGCTCTTGCCGCCTCCTGCGTTCCTCGTCCTCCCTCCGCTTTCTGAGTTCTGCCTCTTCCCTCTCCCGTTCGTCCTCGTGCCTTGTCGTCGGAGACTCCTCTCCATCGGGATTCGGCGCCAAGTTCTACAGTGCCCGACACAGTCATCACGGGGTGATGTGCCCGAGAGGGGTCATCGTTTTTGCGCCACACCAGAGGCGCTGCGGCTGTCGTCAATCGTTGCCCTACGCGCGCCGCAAAGGTCGAGTGAGGTGGAGGGCTCGGCATTCTCAGCGGACCCGGCGAGCACACCCGCCCTCGCCTCGTCATCAACGAGTGGCTGTGACCAGCTCATTCGGGGCGACGCGGTGACGGGCCGCTCGTCGCACAGCTAGGTCACCTGTCGGTCGGACGGCCCACCCAAACAAGAGGCCCCCCAGGCCACTTCTCTTCCGCGAACTGCCGTTCCCTGACGACACGTGCCCCGTACCCGAGCCGAGAGCACCCCGCCGACGGGGACGGGAGACCTGGAACTGGTTGAGGAGAGGGAACTCATAGAGGGACGCAATGACACCGCCGCGCTGAGCGTGCCGGCGAGAGACACGGACCCGCTCGCGACCAGACTCCTCGACCGCCCCCGACCACTCCAGCGCCCGCGAACGGCTGCCCCAGGCGCTAACGGGCATCCCGGAGGGCGAGGGCGTCCCACGCACTCGCGGAACTGTCGCAGGACACGGACCGCACCGTTGCACCGACCGCGGTGCACCTTCTTCAACTGCACGATCAGGTCGTGTTGAATACGGACCCGTGAACGAGACTGGGCGTGCGGCGAGTCGGACGGCAGTGCTGGTCTGCCAGGGGCGGGCAGCGGCGGACGGCAGCGTAGCTGTCGGCCGGTTCTCGGACCCGGTGGCGGTGCGGCTGCTGCGCGCCGAGGAACGTACACCCGTGGACGACGTGCGGGCAGGAGTGCCGCCACAAGGCTGGCCGGCACGCTCGAGGTACGAGAGCGTACGGGCAGGCGCCGAGGTCATGGTGCCGCGGACAGTCGCCATCGATGAGGCCCTGCGCGCCTGCCGACCCCGCCAGCTCGTCATCCTCGGAGCCGGCCTGGACACGCGTGCGTGGCGTCTGCCCGAGCTGGCACAGACCGATGTGTGGGAGGTCGACCATCCGGCCTCCCAGCAGGACAAACGGGCCCGCCTCGCCGAGGCCGCGTCGCAAAGGCCGCAGGGGCCGGAGGAGAACGAGCGGCCCGCGGTCGAACTACCGGTCGCCGCACGTTCCGTGCGGTTCACACCGGTTGACTTCTCCGTCGACGACCTCGGCGCGGCACTGGAGGGCGCCGGACACGACCCGTCCGTGCCGACGGCATGGCTGTGGGAAGGCGTCGTCCCCTACCTCACGCGCGACGAGGTGCGTGCCACGCTGGCCGCGCTCGCAGCCCGGACCGCCCCGGGCAGTGTCCTCGTCGTCAACTACCAGACGCCCTCGGCGCGAGCGGCCGTCGGCCGGCTACTGACCCGCCTGGTCGGCAGTGCCAGCACCTCCGGCGAACCGTGGCGCTCACTATGGAAGCCACAGGCGATGGCCGCTCTGCTCGCGGAACACGGCCTGCAGGTGGTGTCCGACAACGATCTCCAAAGCCTCACCCACGCCCTCGGCGGCCCGGCGCGAGGGCGGACGTCCTTGCGGTCGGGTCGCGTGGCAGTCGCGGAAGACCCAAGGCGTGAGAACTGACGGGGCGCATTCCTGAGTCACGCCGTCATGGCCGCCCTGCCCGAGGAGTTCGAAGCCACCGTAGCCACGGTGCTGGTTCTGGCGGAGAGAGCGGGCATCGAGGTGACCTGGCACTCAGCGCTCTCCGCGCCAGCGGGCAGGACCAGGAGGCCGGGAGCACGGGCGCGCGGCCTCGCAACCCCACAGCTAATCTCCTCGGCCTGCGCAGATGGGATGTGAGGCTCGCAAACTGCCAGCTTCCGGCGTGCTCCAGGCGCCCGTTCGCGGCCGTGGCAGCGCGCACTGAGCCGCACACCCTCGCACGGCCTGTCAGGAGTTGTCCCTCCAGTAGTCGGCCAGCATCTCGGCAGGCCAGGCCGGTTCATGGACCGTCCCGCGTGGCCCCATCTCGGTGAAGTACGGCGACAGGTCGTAGATCTTCGTGCCCACCACCGCATCCAGATCGGTCACCCTCAAGCTGAGTCCATCGACCTTGAGCAGTCGGGGAAAGCTCTGTGCCAGCTGGTTGGGGCGTCGGTGGTTGCGATGGGCGAACGTGCCCGTTGCCGGCCACTGGGTGTTCCCGCGCGGGCTTCGGGCGTGGTACTCGACATCACCGGGTGAGGCCTGGTCGAAGTGCCACACCACAATCAGGTGCGAGAACTCCTCAAGGCCCTGTACGGAGTCGAGGGGGAACTCGGCCTCATCAAGCTGGATCACCGACTCGACGCCGCCCCAGTAGTCATCAGCGACCTCCGTGCGGCCTGCGACCACTTCCCCGATCGGCTTGATCTCCAAAGCCATGCCCCAGCCCTTCGCGCCTGCCTCAACGACACTTGTGATCAATCTACTTGGGCCAGGCAGGCGGCCGCTCGGGTGTCGAGCACACGGGCGGAGATGCCGCGCTTACGGCAGGGCGACAGGAGTTGCCACATGGTGGCTTCGCCCACGAGAACGGACAGCGCTTCGGGACGCGTTGGGCCGCCTCCGCCTGGTGAGATGTTCACGCGTTTCACCAGCGCTGGGCTCCGTCCCAGTAGCGCTGTCGAATTGCGGATCCGCACGGTCGAGCACGAGCTCAACCAGACGGCGTGAGCGGGGACCGCATGCCGAGCCACTGCTCGGCGCCCCAGGCCTCGAACCGCTCCACCTCGGTGAACGCCAGCTTCGCCGCGAGCCGCATCGAGCTGACGTTGGCGCTCTGCGTGGTGAGCACCACCGGCTCGCCCGGAAGCGCGCCGTCGAGCCAGGCGAGTGCCGCCGCGCACGCCTCGGCGGCGTACCCCAATCCCCACGCCCGCGGCAGGAACAGGTAGCCGAGATCGGCTTTCCCAACGGCAGCCGGGCGACGATGCTCCGTTGCTCTCCGCAGCAGGATCTGCCCGATCATCGCCCCGTCGAGATCAACGACAAAGCTCCCAGGCCACCGCCCCGGCGTCTCGGGCATCTCACGCTCAAGCGCGTCACGCTTCCGGGGACCGCCGAGGTAGGTGTGCACCTCTGGCGAGGCGTGCAGCTCGATGAACGCCGCACGGTCCCGGGCCTCCGACTCACGCAGCACGAGCCTCTCGGTCCTGATCGGGGCAGGTGGCCAGGCGACGTCTCCGAGCTCAGTCATGCCGGCTAGCCAATCAGCACGCTCGGCAGCGATCAAGACTCGCAGACGGATCAACCCATCGCTGCCCCTGGCCTCACCCTCGGCAGGCAGGGCAGGGCCCTGCAAGCCGCGCCTGCCCGGGACGAGTTGTCTCCCGTCCTCGTGAAGGCCGGCTTCCACGGCGGCGGACCGCCTCCCGCAGTGCTGGACGTGTGCTGCCGGGATTCGTGCATCGAATCAGCGTGTCGACGACCGGCTGCCGAACAGTCCCGAGTAGATCCCGCCCTGAGATCCATGGTGACGAGTCCGGTCCGGTTATCGAGACAGCGGAAGGCTGATTCCTCGGCCTTCACTGCGGTGAGAGGGGCTGTTCGGTCCAGATGGTCTTGCCGTACTGGTTGTAGCGAGTGCCCCAGCGGTGGGCGAGTTGGGAGACGATGAACAGTCCACGGCCGTTTTCGTCCACGGACCGGGCGTGCCGCAGGCGGGGTGCGGAGTCACCGGCGTCTGCCATCTCGCAGGTGAGGGTGTGCTCCAGGATGAGGCGCAGTTGCAGCGGAGGAGTCCCGTAGCGGACGGCGTTGGTGGCCAGTTCACTGGCGATCAGTTCTGTGGTGAAGACGGTTTCCTCATCCTGGTTCCATTCGGTGAGTTGGCGCCGGACAAGGTGCCGGGCTTTGCCGGCGGCTGTCGCGTCGGGGGTGAGTTGCCAGGTGGCCACGTGGTCGGGGGCGATCTCGCAGGCACGGGCCAAAAGGAGCGCGGCGTCGCCTCGTGGGCGCTGGCTCCCCAGTGCGTAGACGACGTCGTCGCACAGGGACTGCAGCGGGCGGTGGGATCGCCTCAAAGCGCTGAGAAGCACATCAGGCTCCGTCTGCGTCTGCGGGAGCAGGGAGGCGGTATAGAAGGCAAGGATGCTGTCCTGGGCGAGTTCGAGGTGCGCGGTGGCCCTGGGGAGGTTTTCGGCACTGCCCAGCGGGGTGCCTGCCGGGACGTCGCAGACACGAGTCGAGCCATCCGGGTGGACGATGATCGGTGCGGGGTGACCTGCACAGGCCAGGGTGCAGGTGCGGGTGATGGGGTCGTAGATCCCGTAGAGGCAGCTTGCCGTGAGCGTCTCTTTGTGGAGCGGGTCCGCTGGTGGGAGCGCCGCGCGTTCCTCGGCGAGACGGCCGGTGGTGTCGTGCAGCCTGGCGAGGAGTTCGTCGGGTTCCAGGTCGAGTGCGGCCAGCGTGTGGATTGCGGTGCGCAGTTGTCCCATCGTGGTGGCGGCGGAGATGCCTTGTCCGCTCGTATTGCCGGTGACCAGTGCGGTGCGGGCGCCGGGCAGGGCGATGGTGTCGAACCAACTCGCGCCCCCGTCGGCAGGAAGGTGGAGCCACGCTGTATCGAGGGCCGTGCACTGCCCCGTGCTCTGGGGCAGGAGTCTGCGCTGGGTTGTGGCGGCGATGGTCCGCTCGCGAGTGAAGCGGCGGGCGTTGTCGATGCACAGGGCGGTGTGAGCAGCCAGTTCGAGGCAGAGGCC
This window contains:
- a CDS encoding TrmO family methyltransferase domain-containing protein, whose translation is MALEIKPIGEVVAGRTEVADDYWGGVESVIQLDEAEFPLDSVQGLEEFSHLIVVWHFDQASPGDVEYHARSPRGNTQWPATGTFAHRNHRRPNQLAQSFPRLLKVDGLSLRVTDLDAVVGTKIYDLSPYFTEMGPRGTVHEPAWPAEMLADYWRDNS
- a CDS encoding class I SAM-dependent methyltransferase, giving the protein MLVCQGRAAADGSVAVGRFSDPVAVRLLRAEERTPVDDVRAGVPPQGWPARSRYESVRAGAEVMVPRTVAIDEALRACRPRQLVILGAGLDTRAWRLPELAQTDVWEVDHPASQQDKRARLAEAASQRPQGPEENERPAVELPVAARSVRFTPVDFSVDDLGAALEGAGHDPSVPTAWLWEGVVPYLTRDEVRATLAALAARTAPGSVLVVNYQTPSARAAVGRLLTRLVGSASTSGEPWRSLWKPQAMAALLAEHGLQVVSDNDLQSLTHALGGPARGRTSLRSGRVAVAEDPRREN
- a CDS encoding radical SAM protein is translated as MHRLIASPFLKDYLLLHPGHPSGVRIPEPRYNELRALTEPDALPVWLHDAARQAWGLDRPQPEDLFVRERSRYGYAKASWEINLGCDYDCEFCYLGEKRFEGLDWEGKQQLLRTMRDAGVLWLQITGGEALIDREFGAAYEYAHQLGMMVQVSSNGSSLRKAPIRELFARHRPYRLTLSVYGATAETYEKLTRNRGSFGRFLEGLDAARTDGLPVRLNVIVSDDNAHEVDAMVALCQKYGFSHQVFTNMSPTIDGEANPLATQAESHITPRSIFTGCNAGHTFFHVNPHGIASVCKVGRDPSVNLITEGLDALPRLGQIAESLQLRTGGCSGCTMVGTCRTCRPLAKLYQEAGDRRELYCQHGGYGS
- a CDS encoding flavoprotein, producing the protein MTSRTLYLFASAAPPVFDIAQVIETAQADGWDVCLGLTLTAARWLDEAGTRRDSLDGLAALTGHPVRSEYKLPGQPDVWPKADVILFAPATFNSINSWALGITSSFVVGVVAEGIGKGIPTVTMPCVNAAYAQHRQLHRSVTELREQGVTVLYGDGGFEPNPAGSGKPAGYPWDIALSAAAHLVDEA
- a CDS encoding helix-turn-helix domain-containing protein yields the protein MPRDDHAGARIAEARKLGGYTQRGFAPLIGFSYSLLHQVEGGHKPASPDFIAACARALHIDVTALTGQPYMTELQQDRLAELIRPIRESLDLYDLGADPDVTPRSAGELIAGADLLCQHMRAAKLTAAAKSLPRLVTELTTAVHLHPTTDLWRALASTYRSAHDIAVKLGFYDLSTIALDRMDWAAQRASDPLLAAVRQYMRGLVYFREGEHTIGLRLVAAGHLVLGQADESTESLAVAGQLHLGATVIAARARDAGLVDTHLTEARRIAKRTGDASAVHWLSFGPVNVAVHEVSALGELRQYGQAVEKARRVKMPNTWATSRRAHFYIDRARSEMEIGRCEAALKSLVRAREAAPQQTRYHPAARETIQGLVHQQRSTPDALGYMAAWVGL
- a CDS encoding GNAT family N-acetyltransferase yields the protein MTELGDVAWPPAPIRTERLVLRESEARDRAAFIELHASPEVHTYLGGPRKRDALEREMPETPGRWPGSFVVDLDGAMIGQILLRRATEHRRPAAVGKADLGYLFLPRAWGLGYAAEACAAALAWLDGALPGEPVVLTTQSANVSSMRLAAKLAFTEVERFEAWGAEQWLGMRSPLTPSG
- a CDS encoding SpoIIE family protein phosphatase, translated to MADDTLMIVDGSGVVMEWSHEAESLLGLPASQVLGLPATGLFTVGRGDHGAEEVRLRCREGHTATGELWVRPVLRDGAVAWEIGRLPTQLTRGSAGSIGASVLEALFTQSPIGLHILDAELRVVRFNTAARGMRGVPADSMLGRPLAQAYPLVDPAAEEAVARRVLEDGVPVLDRLVSLRLAADRGAERVFSVSIFRLRDPQGAVLGLAVSAVDVTDRDRAHAHAAVLAGVRERVGRSLDVVATCQEAADVLVPGYADILVVEVVDDVVRGEDPPIGPLGRDVPLRRAAFRSAAAQPVHPLGDVRTAPYGTPFGQALSDLRPRLLQLSAESAWFAADPAHAEAIPAAGAHSLITAPLTLRGTVLGLMSLYRCGESEPYADDDVGLCLELAAHTALCIDNARRFTRERTIAATTQRRLLPQSTGQCTALDTAWLHLPADGGASWFDTIALPGARTALVTGNTSGQGISAATTMGQLRTAIHTLAALDLEPDELLARLHDTTGRLAEERAALPPADPLHKETLTASCLYGIYDPITRTCTLACAGHPAPIIVHPDGSTRVCDVPAGTPLGSAENLPRATAHLELAQDSILAFYTASLLPQTQTEPDVLLSALRRSHRPLQSLCDDVVYALGSQRPRGDAALLLARACEIAPDHVATWQLTPDATAAGKARHLVRRQLTEWNQDEETVFTTELIASELATNAVRYGTPPLQLRLILEHTLTCEMADAGDSAPRLRHARSVDENGRGLFIVSQLAHRWGTRYNQYGKTIWTEQPLSPQ
- a CDS encoding DUF6415 family natural product biosynthesis protein, giving the protein MIEEALSAPRDYPTPERLRYLYAAARLAIQRLTPIVAAQVEDAAPGPERASRELAVDEAEAIVREGLSPSPLAASLTISALGRALWGLHQFAGGER